CGCTCAGCGCGTCGAAGGTCCCGAACGGAGGGCCGCCGGCATTGTTCACGATCACGTCCACACGGCCGAAGGCCGCGACACTCTTGTCCACGTAGTTGCGGATGTCGTCGTAGCTGGACATGTCCGCCACCGTGGCCAGCACCTCGCCGCCGGTGGACTTGCGAATCTCCTCGGCGGCCCGCTCAAGGGCCTCGCCGCCGCGGGCGCACATGCTCACCTTCGCCCCTTCCCGAGCGAAGCCCTCGGCGATGGCGCGCCCCATCCCCTGGCTCGCGCCCGCCACCAGCGCCACCTTGCCTGTCAAACCCAGATCCATCCAAAGCTCCTTGTCGTGTTGGGCGCGCTCACTTCTGCGTCCAGTAAATGTTGTCGTCGAACTCGGAATCCAGCCGCATCAGGTAGAGCGCCAGCATTCCGTGGGCGCCCAGAGGGCGCAACTGCCGCGGGTCGCGGGTCCTGACGGCGGCGACCTCCTCGTCGCTCAGGTCGTAGCCGGACAAGGCCGTGTCGAGGTCGGACCTGGCCTGGTCCACGGCGCCGGGCTTCATCTTCAGGTCGAACAGGAACCGGTTCAAATGGTATCGGCTCATGGGGTGCTCCCGGGTGCTTTGCGGTCGCGGACTCGGCCGGGTGACGGGCGCCGGAGCATCAGAGCTTCCAACTGGCGAAGCCCCAGCCGGTGGCGACGTGGTCGGGCATGTAGAAGGTCTCGGAGGCAGGCGTGTCGCTCACGGCCCCCACCGTGACCATCCAGTTCAGGAACTCGGTGTTTCCCGACTGGCGCAGTTGCTCCAGCGTCAGGTCCGCCAGCGCGGCGCCCTCGCCCGCGCGCATCCGCTCCAGCAACCCTTCGTCGAAGCTGGTGTCGATCTCGCCGATCCGGGGCGACCCCGGGAAATGCGACAGCCCGCCGGTGGCGAGCATAGCCACCCGTTCGGGCGCCGCGTCCGCCACTTCCCGGATCAGCCTTCCCAGCGCGTAACATCGCGCCGGCGTGGGCAGCGGGTCGATCCAGGTGTTGACGAAAATCGGCAGGATCGGGACCTCCGGCTCGCGCAGCAGGAAATGCAGCGGCACGAGCTGGGTGTGCTGCAGTTCGATGTCCTCGCCGAAGGAAAGGTCGAGACCGGCGTCCACCCCGGCCTTGAGGATGGCGCGGCCGAGATCGGCATGGTTGCGGTACTGGAACCGGTGGCGGGTGAACTGGCCGCGCACCTCGTCCGCCAGCGTCACGAAGAACGTCGGTATGTTGTCGAAGAAAAAGTTCACGAACTGGTCGTTGGCGACCACGATCAGCACGTCGGGCCGAGCGGCCTCGAGGTCGGCGCGAAGCACGGAAAAGGCGTGCTCCGCGTCCTGCCGCAGCTTCTGCTGCGCCTCCAGGGAGGGCCTGGTCCCCGCCGCCTGCGGCGCCATGCGATAGTGGAGCGTCATGAACTCTTCCCACTCCGCGCCCGGTTCGAGCAGGATGTTGGGAGCGTGGCTTGCGGCCACGGCGGCGACGAATGGCATTTGAACGGGTTCCCTTCTGAATGGGTGGCAAATGATGGTATAATCCGGTCCAACAAATATCAACCAGCCCGCTGCCCGCGCAGGCTCGTGGGGCGCGGCCTCCACAACGGGGAAAATCCATGCGGAAATGGTTCTGGTGCGCTCTCGTGGTCTGCGGACTCGCGGCTTTCGCCGCTCCTTCAACGGGGGAGTCGTGGGAGCCCGCCACCGCGGTTTTTGAGTACCGCGATCCCGTCGACGGCGAGACCGGCGAGACTCCCGCTTCCACCATCATCGGGGACCGGGCGACCTACGTCGCCGAACACAAGGACACCCTGCTCGACGTCGCCCGCCGGAACCACCTCGGCTACACGGAGCTGATGCTGGCCAACTCCGGCGTGGATCCCTGGCTGCCCGGCAAGGGGACGCCGGTCGCGATCCCGTCTGAGTGGATCCTGCCCGACGCCCCGCGCGAGGGCATCGTCCTCAACATCCCCGAGATGAGGCTGTACTACTACCTGCCGGACTCCAAGGTCATGACCTTCCCGCTGGGGGTGGGCGTCGAGGGCCAGCACACGCCGGCGGGGAAGTACCTCATCCGGCAGAAGCGCGAAAACCCCACCTGGTACGTACCGGTTTCCATCCAGGAGGAGCGGGGGCCGGACCAACCCAAGGTGGTCCCGCCCGGGCCGAACAACCCGCTGGGCAAGTTCTGGATGCGGCTGTCCCACACCAGCTACGGTATCCACGGCACCAATCACCCCTGGGCCATCGGCCGCCGCGTGACCCACGGATGCATCCGCCTCTACCCGGAGGACATCGCCTACCTGTATTCGCTGGTTCCGGACGGGACGCCGACACGCGTGCTCTACCAGCACGCCAAGGTCGGCGTCCGGGACGGGACGGCCTACTTCCAGGTCCACCGCTACGGCCGCGCCACCGACGGCGAGCTCATGGCCATCCTCATCGGGCATATCGCCAAGCACAAGCTCGATGTCGACCTGCGCAAGTTGCGGGAACTCCTGCTGGACCTGCCCGACGGCGCCATGACCCCTCTGCCGCCGCGGGAAACGAAACCCCTGATGGCGGATACCACCGCGGGAACGGCCTCCTGAAGCACCCCGTGGGGGCGGCATCACGTCCGGTACTTCTCGTCCAGGGCGTATTTCTCCTCGAGCCCCACGATGTCGTGGAAGTCGTCGAACGGCAGCAACCCGTCCATGAGCGCCTCGGCCGTGCCCTTCTCGCGCAGGTTGGCGTAGTACTTCTGCAGCGCCATGGCCGCTGAATAGAGCGGCCCCACCGGCCAAACGATCAGCGCGAAGCCCAGTTCCCGCAACTCCGCCGGCGTCATGAGCGGCGTGACCCCGCGCTCGATCATGTTGGCCACCAGCGGCCCGGGAATGTTGCGGGCGATCTCGCGCATCTCCTCGCGGGTCTCCGGCGCCTCGATGAAGACCGCGTCGGCGCCGTTCTCCTTGAAGGCGAGGCCGCGCCGGATGGCCTCTTCGAGTCCGAGGGCCTGGCGCGCGTCGGTCCGCGCCACGATGAACAGGTCGCCGTCCGCGCGCGC
The nucleotide sequence above comes from Deltaproteobacteria bacterium. Encoded proteins:
- a CDS encoding L,D-transpeptidase family protein; the protein is MRKWFWCALVVCGLAAFAAPSTGESWEPATAVFEYRDPVDGETGETPASTIIGDRATYVAEHKDTLLDVARRNHLGYTELMLANSGVDPWLPGKGTPVAIPSEWILPDAPREGIVLNIPEMRLYYYLPDSKVMTFPLGVGVEGQHTPAGKYLIRQKRENPTWYVPVSIQEERGPDQPKVVPPGPNNPLGKFWMRLSHTSYGIHGTNHPWAIGRRVTHGCIRLYPEDIAYLYSLVPDGTPTRVLYQHAKVGVRDGTAYFQVHRYGRATDGELMAILIGHIAKHKLDVDLRKLRELLLDLPDGAMTPLPPRETKPLMADTTAGTAS
- a CDS encoding isocitrate lyase/PEP mutase family protein — its product is MSRVKEALDRQGTLVMPGVYDALSARIAERAGFDVIFTTGYGISATFLGEPDFGILTQTEMLSTIYRICGAVRTPVIVDSDTGYGNAVNVVRTVNELMRAGAAGMFLEDQVWPKRCGHMRGKQVVPLDEYLKKLNAAVAARADGDLFIVARTDARQALGLEEAIRRGLAFKENGADAVFIEAPETREEMREIARNIPGPLVANMIERGVTPLMTPAELRELGFALIVWPVGPLYSAAMALQKYYANLREKGTAEALMDGLLPFDDFHDIVGLEEKYALDEKYRT